A stretch of Pempheris klunzingeri isolate RE-2024b chromosome 19, fPemKlu1.hap1, whole genome shotgun sequence DNA encodes these proteins:
- the aebp1a gene encoding adipocyte enhancer-binding protein 1 — protein MYIPEETTTVPFVGPWYEEYDYADLAAKKQEEEEERARKEKAEKAERLRKQWEEEEEERLRQISAPAEPKKCPPLGLESHRVEDDQLLASSQSHHGFTAQRGRLNMQGSGNEEDLYGGSWCAEPEERNHWFEVDARREVEFTGVITQGRNSELHEDFVSSYFVAFSNDSRDWTTLHDGYAEWLFYGNVDKDTPVMSQFSTPVVARYIRILPQSWNGSLCLRAEILACQLPSSYRSENEVNPSDDLDFRHHNYKEMRQMMKVINEECPNITRIYNIGKSSQGLKMYAMEISDNPGEHETGEPEFRYTAGLHGNEALGRELLLLLMQFLCKEYNDENPRVRRLVDGVRIHLVPSLNPDAYELAFEMGSEMGNWALGHWTEEGYDIFQNFPDLNSILWGAEDRGWVPRIVPNHHIPLPENSLNGSLATETKAIISWMERSPFVLGANLQGGEKLVTYPFDMQRPPNSLIDSRRWRSNSEMNEETWARIQRQNEGGLRETADDAMFRWLAMSYAHSHLTMTETYRGSCHGDDVTGAQGITNRASWKPVVGSMNDFSYLHTNCFELSIFLGCDKFPHESELPLEWENNREALLSFIEQVNRGIKGVVRDVEGNPLPNATISVEGIRHDVRTAVGGDYWRLLNPGEYKVTAKADGYTPQTRLCMVGYDSGATPCSFTLAKSNWDRIKQIMALNGGRRPIRLVTKTVVKATPASTVGVPSTVAGTESHASSQNAERLRRLRLMRLRRLRLQRLRAGLSTTTRTTTTTTTTTTTTTTTAPTTTSEIERTTSWYDSWFPVDSWSTENPFDSVIFDSGPTQDYPFEYTID, from the exons ATGTACATACCAG AGGAAACCACCACCGTCCCCTTCGTCGGGCCCTGGTACGAAGAATACGACTACGCTGACT TGGCTGCgaagaaacaggaggaagaggaggagagagctcGAAAAGAGAAGGCAGAAAAAG CCGAGCGGCTGAGGAagcagtgggaggaggaggaagaggagaggctgAGGCAGATTTCAGCGCCCGCCGAGCCAAAGA AGTGTCCTCCTCTGGGCTTGGAGTCCCACCGGGTGGAAGACGACCAGCTGCTGGCTTCCTCTCAGTCTCACCACGGCTTCACGGCTCAGAGGGGACGACTCAACATGCAG GGCTCCGGCAACGAGGAGGATCTGTACGGCGGCTCGTGGTGTGCAGAGCCGGAGGAGAGGAACCACTGGTTCGAGGTTGATGCCCGCAGAGAGGTGGAGTTCACTGGGGTCATCACTCAGGGAAGGAACTCAGAGCTACA TGAGGATTTCGTGTCCTCCTACTTTGTGGCCTTCAGTAACGACAGCCGTGACTGGACGACACTGCATGACGGCTACGCTGAGTGG ttgTTCTACGGGAACGTGGATAAGGACACGCCGGTGATGAGTCAGTTTTCTACGCCCGTGGTGGCGCGCTACATCCGCATCCTGCCTCAGAGCTGGAACGGCAGCTTGTGTCTCAGAGCAGAGATCCTGGCCTGTCAGCTACCCA GTAGCTACCGCAGCGAGAATGAAGTCAACCCGTCAGACGACCTGGACTTCAGACACCACAACTACAAGGAGATGAGACAG ATGATGAAGGTCATAAACGAAGAGTGTCCCAACATCACCAGGATCTACAACATTGGTAAAAGCTCTCAGGGCCTGAAGATGTACGCCATGGAAATCTCTGACAACCCCGGAGAACATGAGACAG GCGAACCTGAATTTAGGTACACAGCCGGTCTCCATGGAAACGAGGCGCTGGGTCGCgaactgctgctcctgctgatgcAGTTTCTGTGCAAGGAGTACAACGACGAAAACCCCAGAGTGCGCCGCCTGGTGGACGGAGTGAGGATACACCTGGTGCCCTCACTCAACCCCGACGCCTACGAGCTGGCCTTCGAGATG GGCTCAGAGATGGGGAACTGGGCGCTGGGCCACTGGACTGAAGAAGGTTACGACATCTTCCAGAATTTCCCAGACCTCAACAGCATCTTGTGGGGAGCTGAGGACAGAGGCTGGGTCCCTCGGATAGTGCCCAATCATCACATCCCCCTCCCAGAAAACTCCCTCAACGGCTCT CTCGCTACAGAGACAAAAGCTATCATTTCTTGGATGGAGCGCAGCCCATTTGTGCTCGGAGCCAACTTGCAAGGTGGAGAAAAACTGGTCACCTATCCTTTTGACATGCAGCGTCCACCAAACTCT TTAATCGATAGCCGGCGTTGGAGAAGTAACTCCGAGATGAACGAGGAGACGTGGGCTCGCATTCAGCGGCAGAACGAGGGAGGTCTGAGGGAGACGGCCGACGATGCCATGTTTCGATGGTTGGCAATGTCTTACGCCCACAGTCACCTGACCATGACGGAGACGTATCGAGGCTCCTGCCATGGAGATGATGTCACCGGGGCTCAGGGCATCACCAACAGAGCCAGCTGGAAGCCAGTGGTGGGCA GTATGAACGACTTCAGCTACCTGCACACAAACTGCTTTGAGCTGTCCATCTTCTTGGGCTGTGACAAGTTTCCCCATGAAAGTGAACTGCCTCTGGAGTGGGAGAACAACCGCGAGGCCCTGTTGTCCTTCATTGAACAA GTAAATCGAGGGATAAAAGGTGTAGTGAGAGATGTGGAGGGAAACCCGCTGCCTAACGCCACCATATCTGTGGAGGGAATACGGCATGATGTCAGAACTG CCGTAGGAGGTGATTACTGGCGCTTGTTGAATCCTGGAGAGTACAAGGTGACCGCCAAAGCCGACGGCTACACCCCTCAGACCAGACTGTGCATGGTGGGCTACGATTCTGGAGCCACCCCGTGCAGCTTCACCTTAGCCAAGTCCAACTGGGACCGCATCAAACAAATCATGGCGCTCAACGGCGGCAGGAGGCCCATTCGACTGGTCACCAAAACCGTAGTGAAAGCGACACCGGCCAGCACGGTAGGAGTCCCCAGCACCGTCGCCGGGACAGAAAGTCACGCCAGCTCTCAGAACGCAGAGAGACTCAGGCGGCTCCGGCTCATGCGTTTGCGTCGGCTGCGTCTGCAGAGATTGCGAGCCGGCCTTAGCACCACCACTCGTACGACGACGACCACGACCACTACGACGACCACGACGACGACGACAGCCCCCACAACGACATCTGAAATAGAGAGAACGACGTCCTGGTACGACTCCTGGTTTCCAGTAGACAGCTGGTCGACTGAGAACCCATTCGATAGTGTCATCTTTGACTCAGGGCCCACGCAGGACTATCCTTTTGAATACACTATCGATTGA
- the LOC139219009 gene encoding dual specificity protein phosphatase 26, with product MAFMSRFSRSRSSSRSPSRKDPERVAPPLSVSELERLLCTGKTACNHADEVWPRLYIGDQDIASDRRELSKLGITHILNCAQSKWRGGAEYYAGMNVTYHGIEAHDSPTFDMSVNFYPAAEFIHKALTSGGKVLVHCTVGVSRSATLVLAYLMIRQNLTLVEAIKTVKDHRGVIPNRGFLRQLNGLDGILRESRKTPAQS from the exons ATGGCGTTCATGTCCCGGTTCTCCCGGTCCCGGAGCAGCTCCAGGTCCCCCAGCAGGAAGGACCCGGAGCGTGTGGCCCCCCCCCTCAGTGTGTCTGAGCTGGAGAGGCTGCTGTGCACCGGGAAGACGGCCTGTAACCACGCTGACGAAGTGTGGCCACGACTTTACATCGGAGAcca agaCATTGCATCAGACCGCCGTGAGCTCTCCAAACTGGGCATCACTCACATCCTGAACTGTGCCCAGAGTAAGTGGCGCGGTGGAGCAGAGTACTACGCCGGCATGAACGTCACCTACCACGGCATCGAGGCGCACGACTCACCCACCTTCGACATGAGCGTCAACTTCTACCCTGCAGCCGAGTTCATCCACAAAGCCCTGACGagcggag gtaagGTGCTGGTGCACTGCACCGTGGGTGTGAGCCGCTCGGCCACGCTGGTGCTCGCCTACCTGATGATCCGGCAGAACCTGACGCTGGTGGAAGCCATCAAGACAGTGAAGGACCACCGCGGCGTCATCCCCAACCGGGGCTTCCTCCGCCAGCTCAACGGCCTGGACGGCATCCTGAGGGAGAGCCGCAAGACACCGGcacagagctga
- the ddx56 gene encoding probable ATP-dependent RNA helicase DDX56, producing MAAERLQFHEMGLDDRVLKAVADQGWSQPTLIQEKAIPLALEGKDLLARARTGSGKTAAYAVPVIQRILASKQSVREQDVRALVLVPTKELGQQVHAMIRHLTAYCSRDVRVADISGAADLSAQRPILMEKPDVVVGTPSRVLAHLNAQNLVLHSSLEMLVVDEADLLFSFGFEADLKNLLCHLPKIYQSFLMSATLSEDVQALKELLLHNPVVLKLQGSQLPDSSQLQQYSIRCEEEDKFLLTYTLLRLRLVQGKTLVFVGAVERCYRLKLFLEQFGIPACVLNSELPVQSRCHIITQFNQGFYDCIIATDEQIMADPAATAQTPAGKGKKKKAAEKGGRTKDKEYGVSRGVDFQNVSNVVNFDFPTTAESYIHRVGRTARADNPGTALSFITHTELGLLSEVEEALTGDNAESVLKPYEFKMEEIEGFRYRCRDAMRSVTKQAVREARLKEIKQELLNSEKLKTYFEDNPRDLQLLRHDKDLHPAVVKPHLRNVPEYLIPETLKGTVNPLLRRKRKRKDKPKAGGVAKSSFKKNSGGKNPLKTFRYTGGRNRKGKAGKS from the exons ATGGCGGCCGAGAGGCTTCAGTTCCACGAAATGGGCTTAGACGACCGTGTTTTAAAG GCGGTTGCGGATCAGGGCTGGTCCCAGCCCACGCTGATCCAGGAGAAGGCCATCCCTTTGGCTCTGGAGGGCAAAGACCTCCTGGCTCGAGCCCGGACCGGCTCTGGGAAGACTGCTGCCTATGCTGTACCTGTCATACAGCGCATCCTGGCCTCCAAACAG AGCGTCCGTGAGCAGGATGTGAGAgctctggtcctggtcccgaCCAAAGAGCTGGGTCAGCAGGTCCACGCCATGATCAGGCACTTGACGGCGTACTGCTCGAGGGACGTCCGGGTGGCCGACATCTCCGGAGCAGCCGACCTGTCGGCGCAGAG GCCCATCTTGATGGAGAAGCCTGACGTGGTCGTGGGGACGCCGTCACGCGTGCTCGCCCACCTCAACGCCCAGAACCTGGTCCTGCATTCGTCCCTGGAGATGCTGGTCGTGGACGAGGCCGACCTGCTGTTCTCTTTCGGCTTTGAGGCAGACCTGAAGAACTTGTTgtg TCATTTGCCGAAGATCTACCAGTCGTTCCTGATGTCGGCCACTCTCAGCGAGGACGTTCAGGCCTtaaaggagctgctgctgcacaaccCT gtggtCCTGAAGCTTCAGGGCTCTCAGCTCCCAGACAgcagccagctgcagcagtacAGCATCagatgtgaggaggaggacaagtTCCTGCTCACCTACACGCTGCTGAGGCTGCGGCTGGTTCAGGGCAAGACGCTGGTGTTCGTGGGAGCGGTGGAGCGATGCTACAGACTCAAGCTGTTTCTGGAGCAGTTCGGTATTCCCGCCTGCGTCCTAAACTCCGAGCTGCCCGTCCAGTCCAG GTGTCACATCATCACCCAGTTCAATCAGGGCTTTTACGACTGCATCATCGCCACAGATGAGCAGATTATGGCGGACCCCGCCGCCACCGCACAGACGCCTGCAggcaaagggaagaagaagaaggccgcagagaaaggagggag GACTAAGGACAAAGAGTATGGCGTCTCCAGAGGTGTGGACTTCCAGAATGTGTCCAATGTCGTCAACTTTGATTTCCCCACAACGGCAGAATCGTACATTCATCGGGTTGGAAG AACGGCGAGAGCAGACAACCCCGGCACTGCTCTGTCTTTCATCACTCACACTGAGCTGGGTTTGCTGTcggaggtggaggaggcccTCACAGGAG ataATGCAGAGTCTGTTCTGAAACCGTACGAGTTTAAGATGGAGGAGATCGAAGGCTTCAGGTACCGCTGCAGG GACGCCATGCGCTCGGTGACGAAGCAGGCAGTGAGGGAGGCCAGACTGAAAGAGATCAAGCAGGAGCTGCTCAACTCAGAGAAACTGAAG ACCTACTTTGAGGACAACCCCAGAGATCTGCAGCTGCTCAGACACGACAAAGACCTCCATCCAGCCGTCGTCAAGCCCCACCTGAGAAACGTCCCCGAGTACCTCA TCCCAGAGACACTGAAGGGCACGGTGAATCCACTgttaaggaggaagaggaagaggaaggacaaACCAAAAGCAGGCGGAGTCGCCAAGAGCAGCTTCAAG AAAAACAGTGGGGGGAAGAACCCGCTGAAGACTTTCCGATACACCGGAGGAAGGAACAGAAAAGGCAAAGCAGGGAAGTcatag